Genomic DNA from Paenibacillus borealis:
CGGCATTGATATGTTCAATCATTTCTATCTTGACCATACCCTGCCCGCTGCCTCGGCGGAGTATGAACGTTATCAGGAGATTATCTACAAAATCTATGAGATCAGCGACCGCTTCATCAGCGCTCTCTTAGACCGGCTGGACGGCGGGACGGCGGCCTTTATTGTCTCGGACCATGCCGGAGTAGCGAAGAACCCCGAGACGGATCATCCGCTGATCGGTGATATGTGGGGCATAAATGTCGGTATTCTCGGTGATCTAGGGTACACGCAGCTTAAGGAAAGCGGAGGCAGCTATGAGATCGACTGGAGCCGCACGACGGCCGTTGCCCAGCGCGCCACATTCATCTATCTGAATGTAAAAGGACGTGATCCGCAGGGGATTGTTGACCCGGCAGACTATGACAGCACGGTAGCGAAGATCATCGATGATCTGTACAGCTACCGTGATCCCAAGACAGGCAGAAGAGTCATCAGCTTCGCGCTGAACCGCAATGATATGGAGGTTGTTGGGCTGGGAGGAGAGAATTCCGGCGATATTTTCTACATCCTTGAGCCTGATTTCACCCGCTGCCACGGGAACGGCCTCAGCAACCACACTCTGCTGGGGTACTCCATGAGAGCTTTGTTTATTGCCCTGGGAGCCGGGGTGAAGAGCGGGGAAGTCATCGACCGCAAAGTCAAAGTCGTTGATATCGTGCCGACCATCTGCCATCTCACAGGTTCGCCGGTACCGGAGAATGCTGAGGGCGGGATCATCTATCAGATTCTGGCCGATTCTGCGGAAGAAGAAATCCCGGTGACAGGACAACCCGCAGAGACGGGAGAGCCAGTGACAGCAGGAACGGGGGGCGGAGCGTAAGCATGCGTCCGGAAATTCCGCGCAGGCCGGTCTCCCATATTACGGACACGGAATTTGAAGCGCTGGCTTTCGGCAGCGAACGCCCTGTACTTGTCTTCTTCGGTTCACGCCGCTGCAAAATCTGCAGGCAGCTGTTCCCGGTCACCGAGGCCATAGCCCATGATTTCCAGGGCAGGATGAACGTGTACGGCGTAGATGCCGGCAAATACCGGCTGCTGTTTCAGAGTCTGCGCCTGCGGGGCATCCCGCAGCTGGTGTTGTTCCTGGACGGTGAGGTCAAGCTGCGCCTTGGCGGGTTTCACCCGCATCCGGTCT
This window encodes:
- a CDS encoding thioredoxin family protein, translating into MRPEIPRRPVSHITDTEFEALAFGSERPVLVFFGSRRCKICRQLFPVTEAIAHDFQGRMNVYGVDAGKYRLLFQSLRLRGIPQLVLFLDGEVKLRLGGFHPHPVLVDQLEQWVP